The following DNA comes from Naumovozyma castellii chromosome 4, complete genome.
ATGCTTATATGCTGGcatctttaattttaaggttgtaaaattattcaaaaaccCACGTACTTGATGTGGTAATTCACCTAAAATCGACGTTTCATGAATGCCGGCGTCGTTCTTACTTTTATGTTGTAGGATGGAAACAAATAGTTCTACTGCTTGTGATGCAGCCATCAACGCAACTCCCGGTCTGGTAACTGTACACATTTCATCTAAAGTTCTGTCAGTCAGACTGTCCGTAGGAACCATGACATCATTACAAAAATAACAACCAAGACgctcttcttcattgttCCCACTATAATTTCCATGTCTCATCACTAGGTAACTGTCAAAGCCTAAGGCCGCGTTTATAACAATCTTACCTTCAACGTTACCCATTACCGTAGGAAACCACCTCGTTTCTCTTGAATCCatcaaaagaaatatcGCGTCATGAGTTCTGATTAGTTCTTTCAGTTTCTCGTATTCTAATTCCTCTCTCTCTTCATTGGCAATTGGATGTCCAATCATGGAAACGTTTAATTGAACCCCAGAGACATCCATTAAGGGAAATATTCTCTTCAAcgcagcagcagcagcttCACTCTTCGGTTTTCCATAATCATTATATTCGAACAAGGGTTGTCTAACAGGGTTGGAGTATGAAACTGTACCATTATCAACAAGTGTAATTTTTCTGACCCCCCAAGCCATTAAAGTTCTAGCGACATAGCAACCTAAGGTACCTGAGCCCAACAACAACACTTTCgattctttaataatatctAGGTTTATATCAGGGACTAATCTCCATTTCATTAGTTTTAGATTTAAATCCACAGCTTGATCAACGACCTTCAACGGATCTATCAGATCACTTAGATCAATAACTTTAGGGATTAACTTCCCCTGCAAATTTTTTTCCCAGCCATTCGCTTTCAATGATGTATCCTTTTTGTCATCGTGTGATAATGTTACTTTAACGCCAAAACTGGTGGAATTACATCGTATAAATAAGACATTGACATTGATGTCTCGTTCATCAATACCTCTATCTTCCACAAATTTTGAAAGGAAATTTTTCGCCAGTGCAGAAGGTGTGCCCATAATATTACTACTATCTCTCACGATCAGTGTTTTGGCACTTTTTGCTGAAGCAACACTATACTCATTAAGTTCGTCCTTTTCACCATTAAATAAGCATACCCACTGCGTTGGATGAAGAGCGAAccattcttgaaatttagTGTAGTCTGTAATCTTAGCTGGACCACCAACTgtaatttgtaaatttttaGGTTCAAAACATGGTATGCAAACCCAATAAAAGAACTTGtactttttcaaatctgCAAAACTAATAATGTGAAATTCTACAACTTTATTGATATCCTTATTTTGTAACTTTCTTGCTTTCTCCTCTAGAAAGTTTTGTTTAtccaattctttgaattgttCGAAGGTGTTAAAATTTGTAATAGTACCTTCAATTCGCAgttgttcattatttaGTTTAGGCAATACGTTGTCTGTATCAAAACTTTGCTTATCGATCGTAATGGGTGCACTATTTATTGCTTTTGGGATATGTTTCAGGTCTAAAGACGCCCATAGGGGTACTTCCTGTGATTGTAGCTTCAGCACATCTAATTTCAAACGAGCGAGTTCCTGAAAGAATGAAACGTCAAGGAATGAATGTAATGGAGAGGCAAACTTCATTGTTGATTGAGACATGGTCACTTCCCTATCGTTTTTGTTTATTGCTAGGTGAAGGTCAAGTAAAAATTAGGGAAAGATCAATGTGCCAAAATCAGTACGGACCTTTTTTTTTGACTCGACGggttattgaaagaaaaggatttcttcttttaatCTACAATGATATTTATGGATATGTAAAAGTATCTAATGAATATGTGAGTCTAGCTTTTTACATGGTTGGTTCTTGCTGTTGCGGATCATCCGTTCCATCATCTAACGTCATTTCATCTAGTTCATCcaacaattcatcaatatcaatttgTGGAGCATCTGGatcctcatcttcttcaatttcatgaGGTTGAGGAGCTGGAGCTGGAGCATTGTTCTTATATAAGTTAATGGTTTGTCtcatttcatcatcttcttccaattcttgCAAGAATAATTCGTAATCTCTTTCAGCACGTTCCATATCTTGCTTTTGCACTCTAGAACTGTAATCTTGGGCAGCATCAATTTCCTTATGTTCTCTTGCcattctcttcaatttccaGTTTCTATTCTTTCTGGTCTTTCTTTGGTATAATTTCTTAACTAGGACCACATCTGGTACATAATCGATATTCAATCCATCAAATAAGTCAGAATTATAATTAGAATTGGCAATAAAGTAACCCATTACAGTATCACCGGCATGTAAGATAGCACCCAAATGAGATCTAGTGTAATAAACTTGATCATTAATACCTAAGTCTGCCGACCTAGCAATAGTAACGTCAGCTAGGACACGCTTTCCCTTACTTATCCCTGTGGATTCTACATCTAAGACGATGAATTCAGTTAATTGAGACACGTCCGCTAGAGCATTAAATGGTGATCTCCAATAAACTTGTGCGGATAAATCAGCAGTTTGTAGCGTATTTGGGTCTAAAAATTGGACAGTGTTTGAAATCTTGGAACATAGAACAAATTGAGAAATGTTACCTAAATGTTTAGCTAATTTCTTTGGTAGGACGACTAAGTCATCTCTACATATTGGAACAATTTCCACAGAGTATGAAAATTTATATGTGGCGGAACCAGTATGGGTATCTTGAGAGATCAGTTCTTCAGATTTCTTGTATTTCATAGGAACAACTGAGTTTAAGAAATCGATCATTTTCACAGCATGATTCTTTTGAGaataaaagaaatcaaGACCATCTTTAGCTTCACTGATAGAAATGGTATCCACATGAGCATTATGCTTTAAAATCAATTGCTCCAAATATAAGAAAGTTCTCTTATGTGGAACCTTTTGTCTAATTTGTACAGCGGCTCTCCATGTATGTGTTGTATATGATTTAGCACAGTCTGGACATTGCATAGCAATGACGACGTACTCCACTTCAAAAGTTTGTTGAATGATGGTATTGGCCATGGCTTCCCCTTGAACAGTCAACTTAATTCTTATACGTCTGGAATGAGGTTCAGTCCAAATAAAGGAAGCATCCACTAATCTAACCTTGGTTAACCCTTTCAAACGACGTAGACAAATAGCTAATAATTCTCTAGATTCCAAATCTGCTCTGATCCATTGGCCAGGAGGTTGCAAGAATCTTTCACAGTTTCTACAGAAAGAAATGTTAGCTTCTCTTGGAATACCTTCTGTGATGTCGACAGTCATCTTGATACAATCGTAACACATAACTAGACCGGTGGACCCATCGATCGGGGTACCACAGTTACAACACAGAACGGTTGAGACTTGTTGCTGGTGTTGGTGTTGATGTTCTAAAGGTTGaaaattcatcttcttggTGATATCCTGAACTCTTTGgtcaataatgaagatcTATCCAGAAATTACACCACCCATCAAATATCGAagagatgagatgagatgccattaaaatatttgagcGATGCCTGGAAAATTTTCACACCGGGTCACCCGGTGAGCTTACGTAATTATATAGATTATCAAATAAACGTATAGCCTCTACATTTTATATTGGATGTCCCAGatagatatatttttatttacaagaCAGGCTATTGAATATTGATACATTTGGCCATCTTTTCTATCAGTGGCTGTATGTTTTCCCCGCGGAGTGCACTGATTGGTATGTGATCCCATCCCAACTCATTGCAAAATGATGCCACCGTCATATATTTATCCTTACTGTGTTCTGTGTCTGCCTTATTACAAACTATCAGCACATTTTTACTTGCCACCTTTTCTAACCCACCGACTTCCTTAATTAAGATCTGTAGGTCACGTAGCGGTTGATCTGTTTCTAAATTTACGACAA
Coding sequences within:
- the ATG7 gene encoding Atg7p (ancestral locus Anc_5.66), which produces MSQSTMKFASPLHSFLDVSFFQELARLKLDVLKLQSQEVPLWASLDLKHIPKAINSAPITIDKQSFDTDNVLPKLNNEQLRIEGTITNFNTFEQFKELDKQNFLEEKARKLQNKDINKVVEFHIISFADLKKYKFFYWVCIPCFEPKNLQITVGGPAKITDYTKFQEWFALHPTQWVCLFNGEKDELNEYSVASAKSAKTLIVRDSSNIMGTPSALAKNFLSKFVEDRGIDERDINVNVLFIRCNSTSFGVKVTLSHDDKKDTSLKANGWEKNLQGKLIPKVIDLSDLIDPLKVVDQAVDLNLKLMKWRLVPDINLDIIKESKVLLLGSGTLGCYVARTLMAWGVRKITLVDNGTVSYSNPVRQPLFEYNDYGKPKSEAAAAALKRIFPLMDVSGVQLNVSMIGHPIANEEREELEYEKLKELIRTHDAIFLLMDSRETRWFPTVMGNVEGKIVINAALGFDSYLVMRHGNYSGNNEEERLGCYFCNDVMVPTDSLTDRTLDEMCTVTRPGVALMAASQAVELFVSILQHKSKNDAGIHETSILGELPHQVRGFLNNFTTLKLKMPAYKHCSACSPAIIEACKENGWSFLKEALNNADYIEQLSGLEDIKKEIENIDDGVFEWMDEDEGEELIQ
- the NMD3 gene encoding ribosome-binding protein NMD3 (ancestral locus Anc_5.67), producing MNFQPLEHQHQHQQQVSTVLCCNCGTPIDGSTGLVMCYDCIKMTVDITEGIPREANISFCRNCERFLQPPGQWIRADLESRELLAICLRRLKGLTKVRLVDASFIWTEPHSRRIRIKLTVQGEAMANTIIQQTFEVEYVVIAMQCPDCAKSYTTHTWRAAVQIRQKVPHKRTFLYLEQLILKHNAHVDTISISEAKDGLDFFYSQKNHAVKMIDFLNSVVPMKYKKSEELISQDTHTGSATYKFSYSVEIVPICRDDLVVLPKKLAKHLGNISQFVLCSKISNTVQFLDPNTLQTADLSAQVYWRSPFNALADVSQLTEFIVLDVESTGISKGKRVLADVTIARSADLGINDQVYYTRSHLGAILHAGDTVMGYFIANSNYNSDLFDGLNIDYVPDVVLVKKLYQRKTRKNRNWKLKRMAREHKEIDAAQDYSSRVQKQDMERAERDYELFLQELEEDDEMRQTINLYKNNAPAPAPQPHEIEEDEDPDAPQIDIDELLDELDEMTLDDGTDDPQQQEPTM